The Thermocrinis ruber genomic sequence GGGTCTCCTCTGAGAGCTTATAAGAGATGACTACAAAACCCTTTCTTTCCCTTAACTCCAAAAGGGAGTTGAAGAATTTCACTTCCTTAATGGGAAATTTATAAAGTTTGTTAGACTTTCCTAAAAATCCGCCCGATGTTAGGAGCATTCAAAGATTTTTCTGCCAAGCTTGAACCATCTCCGGGTCTATATCTACCAGAATGACCTTTTTTAGGCTCTTGGGTTTGAAGTTTTTTATTTCCTCAAGCATTGCCTTTGCGGAGAGTTCCTTGGGAAGTCCGCCCACACCCGTGCCCATTCCGGGCATCGCCAAGGTCTCAAAGCCCAAACTGTCCGCCAACTCCAAGCTTGCCCTCACCGCCTTCCTCACCTTTTCCTCCGAGCTTTCCATGGCGGGCTTTTCCATGGTGGGCGCGTGGATTACGCCCTTGAATTTTAGCTTGCCTGCGGTGGTAAGCACTGCAGAGCCAACTGGTATAGGTGCCTTTTGCACCGCCTCCTTTTCTATCTCCTCTCCTCCAAACCGCTTTATCACACCCGCCACACCACCACCCATAAGTCCCAAGGAGTTGGCAGGATTGACGATCACATCCGCATCCACCTCAAGGATGCTACCCTTGATTACTTCTATTTGCATGAGATTTAAAATTTTAGCATGAACATTACCCAGGGATGGGTGCTTTTGGCTTTTGTGGTGATATTGGGTGCCATAATTTTGCCCATTCCTGCCCTACTTCTTGATGTGCTTTTGGCATTAAGTATAACTTTTTCTTTGACGGTTTTAACGCTTACCGCCTTTATAAAGGAGCCTTTGGAACTTTCAGCCTTTCCTTCCATACTGCTTTTGGGAACACTCCTTAGGCTATCTTTAAACATTGCCGCAGCAAGAAGGATTCTGCTTTACGGTCACGAGGGTACCTCTGCCGCGGGGCACATAATAGAAGGTTTTGGTAAGTTTGTTGTGGGTGGGGATGTGGTGGTGGGTTTGGTGGTGTTTTTGATCTTCATAGTCATAAACTTTGTGGTTATTACAAGGGGTGCGGAGAGGATCTCAGAGGTGGCAGCGAGATTTACCTTGGACGCCATGCCCGGAAAGCAGATGAGCATAGACGCGGACCTAAACGCCGGCCTGATCTCCGAGGAAGAAGCCCGTAGGAGAAGGGCACAGTTAGAGCAGGAGGCATCCTTTTACGGTGCCATGGACGGTGCCAGCAAGTTCATAAGAGGAGACGCCATCGCAGCATTGATAATACTCTTTTTGAGCTTGGTAGGTGGTCTTATAGTAGGCATAGTCCTTAAAGGCATGCCTTTTTCTGAGGCTATCTCTACCTATACCTTGCTAACGGTGGGCGAAGGTCTTGCAAGCCAAATACCCGCTTTGATGCTTTCCACTTCTGCAGGTATAGTGGTAACAAAGTCCTCCTCCAAGGATCCGCTGGGAAATGTTCTGCTTCAGGAGTTTTCCAAAGAGCCCAGGGTGTTCCTCTTCTCTTCCGCTCTGTTGGTGTTTATAGGACTCATTCCGGGATTTCCTAAGGTTCCCTTCTTCTTCATGGCTGGGCTTTTAGGAGGACTTTACTATCTGCTGAAAAGGAGCCTTCAGGAAAGGGAGCTAAAAGAGTTGGAAAAGCTTTTGGTGGAACAGAAAAAGCCAACTGAAAAGACCGAGGAGGAGATCATCACACAACCGGAGACCCTTGCCTTTGAGATAGGCTATGGGCTTGTGCCCTTGGTGGATGAGTCTCAGGGCGGAGACCTTCCGGAGAGGATAAAATCCATGAGAAAGCAGATAGCCCGAGAGTTTGGTGTGGTGGTTCCTTTGGTGCATATAAGGGACAACCTAACCCTCAGACCCTATCAATACAGAATACTCATAAGGGGGCTTGAAGTCAGTAGCTACGAGGTAATGCCAAACAGATACTTGGCAATAGACTTGGGGAATGTGAAAGGGAGCATTGAGGGTGTGGAAACCCACGAGCCTGCCTTCAACTTAAAAGCCTACTGGATCACAGAGGACATGAGAGAAAAGGCTCAAAGGCTGGGCTATATGGTGGTGGATGTAAGCACCGCCATAATTACGCATCTTTCTGAAGTAATAAAGAGAAACCTTCATGAGATCCTCGGTAGGGGTGAGGTTATAGACCTGGTGGAGAACCTCACCAGGAAGCATCCAAAAGCTATGCAGGGGCTCGTGCCGGACGTTATACCCATCTCTATCCTACACAGAACATTGCAGAACCTTTTAAGCGAGGGCATCCCAATAAACGACCTTCTAACTATAGTGGAAACCTTGGCAGACTATGTGGAACAGACAAAGGACCCAGACCTGCTTACTGAATATGTCAGGCAGAGGCTTGCAAAGAGGATCACAAGGCTATATTTAACGGACAATGTCCTTTACGCACTGATACTCTCTCCCAGATTGGAGGCAAAGCTCAGTGCATACTTGCAAGAGGGAAAGGAGGAGGAATTCCTTGACCTGCTTATAAACAAAATATATCCCAAGCTAAACTCAGAAATTTCAAAGTTTGTCCAATACCAAGCCAAACCAGTGTTGATAACCGTCACGAACCTGAGAAGGCACATCAAAAAAGTCCTGTCCGCATACCTCCCTCAACTTGCGGTTTTATCTTATAATGAACTTGACAGACAGGTAAACTTAAAAGTTCTGGGTGTCGTAGATGAAGATTAAAAAATTGGTGGTGAACTCCCTTCAGGAGGCAGTGGAGGAGGTGAGAAATCTCTACGGACCAGATGCTACCATACTATCCACAAGGATCATAAAGAAAAGGCTTATACCCTTTCTGCCCTTTATCTCCCGTTCTCAATTAGAAGTTACCATAGGCATCCCGGACACAGAAGATTTTTCTAACCATCTCAAAAGCCAAGAGAGTGTCTATGAAGAGATCAACAAACTAAAAGAAAGCCTAAGGGAAGTGGTTGAATTAGTCAAAAAGCAAAAGGTAGAGCCTCCAGAGGAAACAAAACCTATAGAAAGCGAATACTCTCTAAGGGCGCTAAATCTTATGAACAAACTTATAAACAAAGGTGTTGCAAGGGATGTGGCAAAGGCAATCATTGACGCAGGGTGTGGGTATGACTACGAGCTAAAGCGTTTGGACCTAAAGGGAGAAACATACGAATCCTTAAAGATGGGTCTTGAAAGCACCCTGAATTTGGTTAGGGATTTTGAAAGTTCCCTACAGGATTTTAAGATCATAGCCCTGGTGGGTCCAACAGGTGTGGGAAAAACTACCACAGTGGCAAAGCTCGCCTATTACATAAAGGAGCTTGGAAAAAAGGTGGGTGTTATAACCATAGACAGCTACAGGGTGGGTGCAGTTCAACAGTTAAAAACATTTATTAGCATTATGGAATTGCCCTTCAGAACCGCAGACACTCCCCAAAGATTAAGAGAATGCATAGGAGAGCTTTCCTCCATGGATGTTGTACTTGTGGATACCGGTGGAAGGAGCCATTACGATGACATAAAGGTAAAGGAACTGGTACCCTTCTTTAACAAACTGCCCACCTTGGAAATATACTTTACAGTAAGCGCCAACATGGACGAAAGGGTTATGGCGGAAGCGCTGGAAAGGTTTAGTGTATTGCCCATAAAAGGGTTAATATTCACAAAGATGGACGAAACACTCTACCATGGCTATGTTCTGAACCTTGCTTACCGCACCAAACTGCCCATACTCTGCTGGACAACTGGACAGCGTGTTCCTAAGGATCTGGTAATGGCAAACTATGAATACCTTACTAAGCTTTTTCTGAAGGTGGAAGAGTAATGGAACTGCAAACCATGCCTCTGAAGGTTTTGGAAGGGAAGGAGAAACCTACAGGCTATATATCCGTTGCCAGCGGAAAGGGTGGCGTAGGAAAGACAATAATTACCATAAACATAGGAAGGATCCTTTACTCTAACGGCAAAAAGGTTCTACTTATAGATGGAGACCTTGGGCTGAGCAACATACATCTAATGCTTGGTATAACTCCACCCAAAAACCTCTATCACTTCTTTACAGGAAGTGCTTCCCTTGAAGAAGTAGTTATTCCCGTAGAGGAGGGTTTTGACTTCATCTCAAGTGGCAGTGGTATAAGGGAGTTGGTAAATATGCCCTTTGGCAAGCTAAAGACCTTAATTCAAAGGCTTCAGGACTTTGCAGAAGGGCGCTACGATTGGGTCATCTTTGATACGCCACCTGGCATACACTCAGACACCATAGCCATAGTTTCCTCCTCCCAAATACCCATACTGATCACAACGCCAGAGCCCACCGCTATAGCTGATGCCTACGGTCTTATAAAGGTGATAAACTCAGAAGAGGGTATGAAGGAGTTTTTCTTGATTGTCAATAAAGTATCCTCAGAGGAGGAAGGTAAAAAGGTATATGAAAGCATAAGGCTTGTGTGTCAAAAATTCACCACCGCAGAACCAAAGTACGCAGGTAGTATAAAGTACCATCCAAAGCTGATAAGGAACATAATAGGACAAAATCCTTTCAACGACGAGCTTATAAAAGAACTAACCAGAATATTAAACAGGCTTTCCTTGGTGCAAGCAAAGCCAAAGGTGAGCTTTTGGGAAAGACTTTTGGCAAAGTTAAAAAGAAGCATTTAAAATAAATTAAATGCTCAATCACAATGTGTTCATTGCACTTCTACATTTTCCTGCTATGGATAGAGAGGGGAGAGCAATAATAACCTCCTTTACCACCATGGACCTGCACGATATAGCAAGACCAGCCAGAGCCTATGAAATAAACACCTTTTACATAGTCCAGCCAGTAGATGCCCAAAGGGCTGTGATAAAAAAACAGATAGAGTATTGGTCTTCTGAAGAGGGTCTAAAGACCAACCCAACGAGGGCAGAAACGGTTAAGCTTGTTCAGCTCGCTTACAACTTGGAGGAAGTTATAGAGGATATACAAAACAGGAGAGGAAGAAAGCCAAAGCTTGTGGGTACGGACGCAAGAACCTATCCAAACACTGTAAGCTATGAGTTTTTAAAAAGGGAGATAGAAAAAAGACAGGAGGACTTTTTAATCCTCTTTGGTACAGGTTATGGCATTCCCCCAGACCTTATGAACACCTTTGACTACATACTGGAGCCTATTTACGGTGCAGGAGATTGGAACCACCTTTCGGTGAGAAACGCCTGCGCCATAATACTGGATAGACTTTTTAGTAAAAACAGGTGCTGACATGCTATATCATCTCTCCTTCTATCTAAAGGATTTCTTTTTTGGCTTTAACGTTTTCAAATACATAACTTTTAGGTCCTTCTTGGCTATACTGCTTGCCTTCTTTCTAACCCTACTGCTAACGCCCATTTTCCTAAAGAAGCTGAAAGCCCTTCAAAGACTTTTTAAGGGCTATGTGCGGGAATACGCACCGGAGGGACACACCGTCAAAAAACTGGTTCCCAATATGGGTGGATTGGTGATACTTATATCCGTCCTTCTGTCCTCCCTCCTTCTCATGAGGCTGGACCTTGCTTACTTTTGGGTGATCTCCTTTTGTATTCTCGGTTTTGGGCTCATAGGTCTTTGGGACGACTATACCAAGCTAAAGAACAAAAAGGGTATATCCGCAAAGGCTAAGTTCTCCGCCCAGGTTCTTGTGGCATCCCTTACAGCCCTCGCCCTCTATAAATTTACAGAGGTTGGTACAAAGCTTTACTTTCCTCTTTTTAAAAACCTTCAGATAGACCTGGGGCTTTTTTATATACCCTTTGCGGTTTTGGTGATTGTAGCCACATCTAACGCGGTAAATCTCACCGATGGGCTTGATGGGCTTGCAGTTGGACCTGTTATGACCACCGCCGCATCCTTGGGTATAATAGCCTACGCAGTAGGACACGCAAACATTGCCAAGTATTTAAACATTCCCTATGTGCCCTATGCGGGAGACCTTACAGTTCTGTGTTTTGCCATAGTGGGTGCTGGACTTGGCTTTTTGTGGTTCAACGCTTATCCAGCCCAGCTATTCATGGGGGATGTGGGTGCCTTAGCCCTTGGTGCAGGACTTGGGGTAATAGCCCTCGTAGCAAAGGCAGAACTCATTCTGCCCATAGCGGGAGGGATCTTTGTTTTTGAAACCCTGAGCGTGATCCTCCAGGTGGCATACTTCAAACTTACAAAGGGCAAAAGACTCTTCAAAATGGCACCCTTCCACCACCATTTGGAGCTTTCGGGCATTCCAGAACCCAAAATCGTAGTTAGGCTCTGGATAGTCTCCATTCTGCTCAGCGTCTTGGCGGTGGCAACCCTAAAGCTGAGATAAGAGCCCTTCTACTAAAGCATCGGGCGGTTTGTCCGCTTTCAGTCTAATATGTGCTAGCCTATAAACCTTTTCCCTCTCCTCCATTAAGACCCTTAGATAATCCAACCCTCTCTTCAAAAGAGGTCTACCCTCTTGGTGGGCACACCTTTGCAAAAAGGTTTCAAAATCCAAATCCAGCCATACCACCAAGCCTGCAGACTTCATTTTTTCCATAGCAGTAGGGTTCGCTCCAAGCCCTCCACCCGTGCTAACCACAACCCTTTCCTTTTCCAAAAACTCCTCTAACACATTTCTTTCAAGGTTTCTGAAGTACTCCTCTCCTTTACTTTTAAATATCTCTTCTATGCTTTTACCCTCCCTCTCCTCTATAACTTGGTCTATGTCCCAAAAGGTATAGCCAAGCTTGTCCGCCAATAGCTTTCCCACTGTGCTTTTTCCACTGCACATAAAACCTACCAAAAAAATGCGGGTGGGTTTCATAGGAAACTCTTTAAAATGGCTTGCATCTGTGCAGTAAGCAAGCCCAAGGCTTCAAGGTGAGATGCCACCTCTTGCCCTTTTGCTTCTATCAGGTCCTTTAATCCTTCACCAAACTTTTGATAAAAGCCGTCTTTATCTTTGTAGTCATCGCACATCTGAAAGAGAAGCCCAAAGTTCATGCCTACCCTTTCCAAATCATTGACAAGATCATCCCTCTTTGCGATCAAACCTCCCAACATAAAACAGGCGGAAAAAAGCTCTGCGGTCTTTTTAAGGCTTATATGTTCAAGTTCTCCCAATTTTCTAACATCCATCACCTGCCCACCCACCATACCCTTGGCACCCGCCTTTTCGCTAAGAAGCTTTATCATCAAAAGAAGCCTGCCTGCCTCTAAGGTTCTAAAGTTATTTTTATCAGAGAGCACCTCAAAGGCTAAGGTTAGCAGGGCATCACCCGCAAGAAGCGCCAAATCCTCTCCAAAGACCACATGGCATGTGGGCTTTCCTCTTCTGTATTGGTCGTTGTCCAAAGGGGGCATGTCATCGTGTATCAGGGAGTAGTTATGAATGAACTCCACCGAACAACCCACGGTTATAGCATCCTCAAGGTCTCCACCAAGGGCCACAGCCACTGCACACACGATCAATGGTCTTAATCTTTTGCCTCCCTGAAGGGGATAATATGCCATAGCGGACTGTAAAATTGGTGGTTCGATACCTTCAAGAAATTCCTGTAGCTTTCTCTCTATCCTCTCCTTCCAGTCTATAAGAATATTTTCACCTTCCAAGACTTTATAATTATACTCACTAAGGTGAAGGGTTACATAGAAAAATTAGTCATTGAGGGGTTTAAGTCCTACGGAAAGCAGAGGATAGAAATTCCCTTAGGGGAGGGCTTTATTGCGGTAGTAGGTCCCAACGGTGCGGGTAAATCCAACATAGGAGACGCCA encodes the following:
- a CDS encoding ADP-ribose-binding protein encodes the protein MQIEVIKGSILEVDADVIVNPANSLGLMGGGVAGVIKRFGGEEIEKEAVQKAPIPVGSAVLTTAGKLKFKGVIHAPTMEKPAMESSEEKVRKAVRASLELADSLGFETLAMPGMGTGVGGLPKELSAKAMLEEIKNFKPKSLKKVILVDIDPEMVQAWQKNL
- the flhA gene encoding flagellar biosynthesis protein FlhA; protein product: MNITQGWVLLAFVVILGAIILPIPALLLDVLLALSITFSLTVLTLTAFIKEPLELSAFPSILLLGTLLRLSLNIAAARRILLYGHEGTSAAGHIIEGFGKFVVGGDVVVGLVVFLIFIVINFVVITRGAERISEVAARFTLDAMPGKQMSIDADLNAGLISEEEARRRRAQLEQEASFYGAMDGASKFIRGDAIAALIILFLSLVGGLIVGIVLKGMPFSEAISTYTLLTVGEGLASQIPALMLSTSAGIVVTKSSSKDPLGNVLLQEFSKEPRVFLFSSALLVFIGLIPGFPKVPFFFMAGLLGGLYYLLKRSLQERELKELEKLLVEQKKPTEKTEEEIITQPETLAFEIGYGLVPLVDESQGGDLPERIKSMRKQIAREFGVVVPLVHIRDNLTLRPYQYRILIRGLEVSSYEVMPNRYLAIDLGNVKGSIEGVETHEPAFNLKAYWITEDMREKAQRLGYMVVDVSTAIITHLSEVIKRNLHEILGRGEVIDLVENLTRKHPKAMQGLVPDVIPISILHRTLQNLLSEGIPINDLLTIVETLADYVEQTKDPDLLTEYVRQRLAKRITRLYLTDNVLYALILSPRLEAKLSAYLQEGKEEEFLDLLINKIYPKLNSEISKFVQYQAKPVLITVTNLRRHIKKVLSAYLPQLAVLSYNELDRQVNLKVLGVVDED
- a CDS encoding flagellar biosynthesis protein FlhF, encoding MKIKKLVVNSLQEAVEEVRNLYGPDATILSTRIIKKRLIPFLPFISRSQLEVTIGIPDTEDFSNHLKSQESVYEEINKLKESLREVVELVKKQKVEPPEETKPIESEYSLRALNLMNKLINKGVARDVAKAIIDAGCGYDYELKRLDLKGETYESLKMGLESTLNLVRDFESSLQDFKIIALVGPTGVGKTTTVAKLAYYIKELGKKVGVITIDSYRVGAVQQLKTFISIMELPFRTADTPQRLRECIGELSSMDVVLVDTGGRSHYDDIKVKELVPFFNKLPTLEIYFTVSANMDERVMAEALERFSVLPIKGLIFTKMDETLYHGYVLNLAYRTKLPILCWTTGQRVPKDLVMANYEYLTKLFLKVEE
- a CDS encoding MinD/ParA family protein yields the protein MELQTMPLKVLEGKEKPTGYISVASGKGGVGKTIITINIGRILYSNGKKVLLIDGDLGLSNIHLMLGITPPKNLYHFFTGSASLEEVVIPVEEGFDFISSGSGIRELVNMPFGKLKTLIQRLQDFAEGRYDWVIFDTPPGIHSDTIAIVSSSQIPILITTPEPTAIADAYGLIKVINSEEGMKEFFLIVNKVSSEEEGKKVYESIRLVCQKFTTAEPKYAGSIKYHPKLIRNIIGQNPFNDELIKELTRILNRLSLVQAKPKVSFWERLLAKLKRSI
- a CDS encoding RNA methyltransferase, which produces MLNHNVFIALLHFPAMDREGRAIITSFTTMDLHDIARPARAYEINTFYIVQPVDAQRAVIKKQIEYWSSEEGLKTNPTRAETVKLVQLAYNLEEVIEDIQNRRGRKPKLVGTDARTYPNTVSYEFLKREIEKRQEDFLILFGTGYGIPPDLMNTFDYILEPIYGAGDWNHLSVRNACAIILDRLFSKNRC
- the mraY gene encoding phospho-N-acetylmuramoyl-pentapeptide-transferase gives rise to the protein MLYHLSFYLKDFFFGFNVFKYITFRSFLAILLAFFLTLLLTPIFLKKLKALQRLFKGYVREYAPEGHTVKKLVPNMGGLVILISVLLSSLLLMRLDLAYFWVISFCILGFGLIGLWDDYTKLKNKKGISAKAKFSAQVLVASLTALALYKFTEVGTKLYFPLFKNLQIDLGLFYIPFAVLVIVATSNAVNLTDGLDGLAVGPVMTTAASLGIIAYAVGHANIAKYLNIPYVPYAGDLTVLCFAIVGAGLGFLWFNAYPAQLFMGDVGALALGAGLGVIALVAKAELILPIAGGIFVFETLSVILQVAYFKLTKGKRLFKMAPFHHHLELSGIPEPKIVVRLWIVSILLSVLAVATLKLR
- a CDS encoding shikimate kinase, which gives rise to MKPTRIFLVGFMCSGKSTVGKLLADKLGYTFWDIDQVIEEREGKSIEEIFKSKGEEYFRNLERNVLEEFLEKERVVVSTGGGLGANPTAMEKMKSAGLVVWLDLDFETFLQRCAHQEGRPLLKRGLDYLRVLMEEREKVYRLAHIRLKADKPPDALVEGLLSQL
- a CDS encoding polyprenyl synthetase family protein produces the protein MEGENILIDWKERIERKLQEFLEGIEPPILQSAMAYYPLQGGKRLRPLIVCAVAVALGGDLEDAITVGCSVEFIHNYSLIHDDMPPLDNDQYRRGKPTCHVVFGEDLALLAGDALLTLAFEVLSDKNNFRTLEAGRLLLMIKLLSEKAGAKGMVGGQVMDVRKLGELEHISLKKTAELFSACFMLGGLIAKRDDLVNDLERVGMNFGLLFQMCDDYKDKDGFYQKFGEGLKDLIEAKGQEVASHLEALGLLTAQMQAILKSFL